The window AATTTACTCAATTTGTAATCTTCATCACACATTGTCTTAGTGTAACACCATATCATTGATCATATTAGAATAAACAAATTCTTCTTTAATTCTGGAATATGATTCACTGAACCAATTCCCTCAACCTTGCAAGCCATATTGTTTCTCATAAGAACCTTACCATCATTTACTTACCTGTAGTCCTGCATTCTTTGTTTGGTGACATATAGAATGAGCATCCAAAGCTGGACTGATATTTCTTTAGACAAAAGTGCTTTTAAGGGTCATTTTTCTCCAAAACAAAAGCTTCATGTCTTGCTTATCTCCACACTTTTGAACATTTGGATTTAGGGTTATTAGTTCAACATATTTTGCGTTCCTTATTACTGCAACGGAGTTACCCTCTTATACTATTTGGTCGAACCaacaaatgaaatgaaatcagtCTTCGTCCTTCTCTAAAATACAAATCCATACATTTTTCAGAGTAAGTGAACATGGATCCCGTTTAAGCAAATCAAATTTCCAGCACAAATCAGCACTTAGACCTATCATAACATTAACCTCCACTAAATGTGCCTCCTCCAGGAGAAGCATACATTTCCATTTGCTTAATACATAGTTATCTGCCTTTTTTGCACTTGTGCTTAACCTCCATATAACTTCTAAATAAGCATTGAAACAGAACATGTTTTTATTGGGTTAATTATACCAAATATTTTGACATTGTTTTATAAAGAACTTTCCTATTCTCTTCAAATTCAGCTGTTTttctgtttatttttaaattgtcacGAAAGTTCAAACTCATAACTTTTACGTGTTACGTACTTTTACGAAAGACCATTCATTAATAAACGTTACGTGACTCGTAAGAAAAACATTCACATTAATAACGTGACTCGTAAGAAAGACATTCATTAATACACGTTACGTGACTCGTAAGAAAAATCATTCATTAATACTCGTTAATATTACATGTTAATTCACTTTCATTGCAAGAATATTTCCAATTATGTTGAAGAACAACCATGGATACTCTTCATTTGTAAACAaccttaatcaaaatatttgcaATTGCAATCATAACCTTTCAGGCCACATATTAGGAAAAACTCATAGTAACACCACatctttttctttcaaaatctAACCTTGTGTGATTCCTGTTCAAGCCTATACTCTGAAGAAAATGCCTTCAATTGAAGTTTTATTTTCAGAATAAACAATGATATTGTGCAATTTCTCAACCCATTTAGTATAAACAATGTTTGAAATGATTAAGAATCCCATTCGAAACAACTTCATAGTACAAAAAGAGTTTAAAATAAGCATCtcaaaatgaatgaatgaattatcagaaacagcagcagcagcagcaactaCAAAGAGGAGATTTCATCATTCATTGGTCAAATCAGGGAACCTGCAAATCTCCATCCGAGGAGACTTTGATGCCTGTTCTTGATCATGCCCATCCTCTATCAGAAGAGACGGGGAGGAGAAATCCAAGCACACACCCCCTTGAAGAATTAGACTTTCGTAGGAATCAGAAAGATCTTCAGAAGTTAACTGGTGGTATTCCGCAAGCTGGTGGAGACATTCATTCTCCCTTTTAAGATTAGCATTCTCACTTGCTAGCCTTGATTTCTCCGCTAGCAATGCTTCCATTTGAAGCCTCATCTGCAACCCACAATCAGATATCTATTATTCTAAACATTCATTCATACATAGAGACTGAAATATCATATAgttttttatgttgttttacCAGATCATCTTCTTCTGCTCTAATCCCTTTTTCAAAGCCATCGCGAAGCCTCTTGTTCTCTTCCTCAAGAAGGGTACACCTCTCCTGCATAAAATTAAAGTCTGATCTGATCGATTTTATTTCCCTGGCCAGTGAAGCTGCTTTCTTCCCCATTGAAATCGCTAGCTATTGAAAACCAAACCCCAACATTCCACAGTCAGAATATGCATGttattgattaaaatttataacaGATGTGTCAAAGATAAAACCCCAACATTCTTTGCTTTCTTCAATTTTGCTTCATCATCGGTCGACCCGTTGCCATTTTCACAAgtttcttctgatttccttttcTTTCCTCGGCCTTCATCAGTCTCTCCTTTCTGGGTTTCAACTTCTTTCTCAATTTTGGCCTTTTCAATAGCGGACTGATAGATGTCGGTCAATGTGGGTGGCTTTGAAAGATCTCTTGCACCCTTTACATCAAAATCGTCAGTCAAAACAAATAAGATGAGTTTTGCTTTAAGAGAAAGAATGTTTCTAACCGCTCACCTGAAGAGCATTATCCAGATTTTTAGACAGATGAGAAAGAGTAGTTGACATGGAGTCAAATCCTCTCATAAGAAGAACAGAATCTTCCTTCATTTGCATAGAGCATTCCGATTGTTCATCAATCTGAACTCAATTAGAACAGAAACACACGATTAAAACAAGATCATCAAATTTGGAGGAAAGGGTTTCAGAAGATTGAACTCACCGTTGGGGGAGGAAAGGACCGTTCATCAGGGTTACGATTCTCGAGAATTACATCGATCCGATCTCGTAGAGCACTCCATAAGTGTCTGTCTGATGAAGGAGGGCTAATAATGGGAGATGAACCCATCAAGATTTTCTGTCCCTGcgatcaaacaaaatcaaatttaaatacaGAAACATGATCTGCGAAAGATGAGATTTTGATTCAGTAATAAGTAACCAACCTTGTTGAGATCATCTGGAGTAGTTTCAACTGAGATTGTCATCAAATCAAGACTGTGTAAGTCTTAGAGAGAGAGGAATGGTTGAGATAGAGGGCAAAAGAAGTAACGGCTAGATATGGGAAGAGAGATATCTCTATATCTGATCTGGatgatgttttttaaatatatgagcCGATGCCGCAACGTTCGAATTTGACTAAGATGGTTTGTAATTCAATGAAGTGAACGCATATCTATGTAATCATCGGACGGTTGGATTTCCACacaaaaattattgataaataaatgttctttctttatttttattttttttttgaaaaatatgttcaAATTTCCCCCCAATTTAcgtacaaatattaaataaattttaaaatattagaatatgatatttgaaaaaaataaattatttttttaaattgaactaGTCACATGTTTTCTCCTCTTccaataacattaaaataacaaatttttgaacaagtaaataaaagttatgtatatattattaatgttaattaaggTAAAttcatatatcaaattatttagagatTCTATTGCAAGAATGATGgcaaaaataatctaatttgatctttaaaatttacatagtaaaaaataagtaaatttatttatggtaTTTGAACTAGATTAATTGAGATATCAAGTTattcaatttgagaaatttaatagttaaaatgagataaaaaaataaagaaaaaaatttaatttacataATTGTTGgatcttaatttttttcttttttgattttgattttgaaatggggtgacacacttttttttttttttttaatgtcacATTCACAAGACACAACCGGAAATCTAGAAaatttttattctatatattttttaatttaattttatttttttttcgcGATTGTCAATTACAACGGGcatttttgtcaaaaaaaaaaaaaaaaataaatgtgtcaTCCAAGCATTCAATTTTATGCGCTAATCAAAAAGTCAAATATAAGCATCTTTACTGTTATTTAGTCAAATTTTCTATTTCAAATCAAACActcaaattatcattttaattatttaaaatcatataatatatcaattaaaatatcaaaatattcttattcttattttacttttaatagttttaaatataaaaaatatttgaataatttattgtaaataaatcttaaataactaatttttattaaataagatttttttttacggAAAAATATAACTCATAAAATTCTATAAGGCTCAATTTCAAACGAACCATAAAAGTTACAAGTTAAAACAATATTCGAGCCTTTAATTTAGTGGCCCAAGCTATTGTTTTGAACTTTCAAGTTTTCAGAGTTCGGCCTATCAATCCATGAGACTACAGTTTGGGCCCTGGGCCATATATGTATGAAATGTTGTATTTTCGCTATTTTgctttgaatattcaaattttgtaatccACAAGCTTATTTGATCTtggatttttataatttttttgaaaaaaaaacatttgataaAAGAagatgttatttaaaattttataagatgaactatcaaatcattttatatttaaatttattaaaagtaaaaaagaatattttaattaataaatgaagtaaatggataatgataataaaaataataggatAAAAGCAACTTTTATAATTGGTTACGTGTCTAGACTAGATTCTTATacaaatactaattataaatacataatttatatatatataatgatgcttaatttttaaagtgttcggattgtcgggtcgagagttgtgattaatttggatatttatgtgatagtaatgaatacttgggtcggattgtgggttgacctgcccataaacttaaaactgttaaaaataaatttaaaaatgttatttgtaggttttgaactttcaacataacaaaacaagtacaaccttttaaccaactaggctaacaacactttatatttaagatttaacactaaatttgatgaacgcgagacattttaacaacaaaggttcaaaattatatatatatatatatatatatatataatgatgcttaatttttaaagtgtccggattgccaagtcgagagctgtggttaatttggatatttatgtgagagtaaatggatacttgggtcggattgtgagttgacccgcccataaacttaaaacgattaaaaataaatttaaaaatggtatttgtaggtttcgaacttgcaacctaacaaaacaagtacaatcctttaaccaactaagctaacaacactttatatttaagattcaacaccaaatttgatgaacgcgagacattttaacaataaaagttcaaatttttaactaactaatctatatatatataatgatgcttaatttttaaagtattcagattgccgggtcgagagttgtggttaatttggatatttatgtgagagtaaatggatacttgagtcggattgtgggttgacccgcccataaacttaaaacggttaaaaataaattttaaaaaattatttgcaggtttcgaatttgcaacctaacataacaaatacaacctttaaccaaatgtgattgagatgtggtttttCGAGGGATGATAGatcggtatcatttgaaagtggttaaaaaatatgaatcaaatatttaattgaccaaagtgtgaagtcacgatgctaattattaaaaaatatgaatcaaatatttgattgacaaaatgaaagtgtaatgtcacgaaatgagagattattcggaaaaaaatatgtgatgaaacatgtgagaaaataagttgttttatcgaagtgaataaattgtggaatgagagcgttatattttttattttaataattttaaacaaataaatattattataatttttttaatttattttattttatccttatTCGTGTGCATCGTATCGTACGGAAATTTTCCTAGTTCAAACTAAATTTACTTAACCTAGATTTGAtcttttaactatttaaatataaaaaaattgtttcatatcatcattaattataactattaaaaTCACTtcattcattaactaaaatattaaaatatatttattttactttcataaaatttaatttttataaaaaaacaacaatttAGTAATTAATCATAAGAAAACtcttaaataattcattttttattaaatatattttgttatataaatatcCCAAGACAAAAACTAAGATCAAACAAATTCATagtcaatattttgttttcctaTATTTGGATCCATATACCAACAAAGTTGATCcaaatgatataattattgAACATATTTTAAGACACTTTTATGAATTTGTCAATTTTATGAATTTGTCAATTCATTTCCAAATCTAGTAATTCAAAATTTAGTAAAACTTCCTTTTCTAGATATGATTGAGAAAtacatcaaataatattatctctAAGGAAACAATTATTACattcaatataaaaatacaaaggAAGTAAAGACTGAAAATTAATGGAAAATGGAGATTCACCTACTTGTTTGTTATACATAGGGACAAATAGGTATGGACAATGGGCATCAAAACTTacaagatttattttatttaattttactttattgTTACTATtcttttgttttagaaaaatattattattattattattcacttGTCCTTTataattacatttataaataggaaaaaaaaaaaggaggGGACATACAATCCAGTGAAAGGGACTGAGCACAAATCCATCTGTCCTTtcttctatctctagaaagttTTTGAAAGGATCTTCTCTGTCGGTTACATTTTTTAAGCAATTTATCATAAACATTGATAATGTACTagttaaatttcatttttctaattttaattttaaaaacaatattaaaaaattttgtattattttttttacaactttgGAACTACcttaaacttaataaaatttatttcttaacaTTGTTAATTTCAAGATTCACTTCTCCTAAACAAACAAGGTTTGATGTTTTCTGCTACCCCATTGTTATGTGTCGGCAAGGATGTTGATGACGTGCAACGAACTAATTGGCTTAGAGTAATgaagttcatttttttttaattatttgattataagtGGATCCTACTATTTCAAGtttgagatatttaaataattaaatattttacgtatttaatttaattgtcattcaatttattaattaaaatattaaaatatattttgttttaaattaacttaatttaattattatatattaagtattgttttataaaaaaaattatttctcaaaattatcactaatcattactttttaaagaatttaagttattttaaaaaaaaatcttctctaaaaaaaaattgatttaaaattatttgaaataaatttatttaaaaataaattatttaaattgttttactAAAAGAACTAAactattgtaaaatttaatattataaataattaaaatattctaaaaattctAATAAGGTAATGAGaatgatatattgatttatCAAGTAACCCTTAATTACTCACAAATtaacattctaaaaaaattgtGAATCTCAACCATAAGTTTGTCAAACAATGTATTAGGTCTGGTTGATTTGGGTTAATGTAATAACTTTGTTATTTGGAAAAGTAATAATTAcagatgattttgagaaaataaatattttttttataaaaaagacttaaaaatattaatatataatgatataataaaattttaaaataaaaaatattttagtatcttaattaataaattaagtgagtaataaaaaaaataaaataagtgaattaaaaacatcaaataacCCCCCTTACAATACTTTGTGATCACAATCTATAATCTACTAAAATATTCAAGATCCGTTAATAAACAATGAATACATATCTATTAAAGATAAAAAGAGCCAAATAcagattattaattttcaatacaaaaacatttttcacaaatgttaacaaacatgtgaCAAATATCTTGAAAGAATCTAAgccaatattttctttttatctttcaaaaatcaatattaattatataaattatatgtacAGCTCCCTTAGGTTTGACCTAAATAATGCCAGCTGTGATGTCTATGTTTTGATCCAAaaagagatttttattttatgggACAAACAGACAAAATTAGATCCGAAGATTACTTATGGCCCCtgcatatattaattaattaattaattaattaggattagtCTTAACATTTAATCACTGTTCCTTTCATGATCATTAATTAACTAAACgggaagaatgccaattttaaacaccaagttgtaagaaggtgtcaaatttacttattaagtatcaaaattctatttatatatattaacttgtcaaaaagtgtcaaatttatttaaaataacggaAAAGTTAAACGGAGTTAAAATTTTTGCCAAATTTGATAtccacctattttttatttatttttaatttacattaattatttctttttttttcattcaaacaaaacattcaaattttttcttatccatttttctctctctttatctccaactcttcttcttcatttcttctaattgttcatcttcatctcttcatcttaATATGAGTAATTTATCATGAAATAAAAGGCTAAAATCCATAGTAGGTGGGATCCCATTAATGCCATGGAAGAATTTTAACCCACCATTAATCATATCTGATGAAGAACCGCCGAAATATTTGGAATCAACTCCGTTTGAAATCCTAGATCTGGATTTCATTTTCCTGTTTTTTCGACAGTCGCCGGCTCGCCGCCGATCGATACACTACGGAGGGCCCCACTTTTTGTCCAGTACCTTCTACATATCTTGCAGAAATACCTCGGCTACGCGAGGCTGTAGTTGTTGTAGTAACATAATTTCGTGTTTAGAGAATCGcatctcaaacacttcatcgACTGTTCCGCCACCTTTACCGTCGTCACAGTTTTTGGGGGTAAGAGAGAGTGAAGAATAGATTACTCATATTATATGAAGAGGAACAGtgtgaagaaaatgaagaactgggggtaaagagagagaaaaaatggatATGGAAAAATTTggatgttttgtttgaatggtaaaagaattaaagtaatgtaaattaaaaacaaataaaaaatatgtggatattaaATGTTATGTGGATATTAAATGTGGCAAAAATTTTAACTCAGTTAAAATTTtctgttatttaaaataaatttgacactttttgacaagttagtatttataaataaaattttgatacttaataagtaaatttaacACCAtcttacaacttggtgtgtaaaattgacattctaaACTGTTCAACCCATGCaagtcaaataattaattaacatgtaTTAACCTGTAGTGCCAGTTCATCAGAGAGCAATGCGCCCGGTTTtactcatttataaaaaaaaatatctaaaaattattgtataacattcaattttttccaataaattacttaatattaataataggtTTATACCTATTAACCTATATATCCAAGTGGGCtcaaatgaaaaattatatatattttgtagttgAGAGAGTTTCaagtattaaaataacaaattgtATTGGTTTTGATATAATAAACTCTTTGATAGATCTCTAgttgtatttttaattagttgaattacAAGTTGAAATTTAGGCTAGAAAACAAATGaaatatgatattaaaattaaacatatttatataattaattatatgggTAGATCTATgcttaaatattttactttgtGATATGTAAGTCTAGAAATATTACTATATTTAGGAGGAAactatgaatataataaaaagaatgtaactattttaaaacAGTTTTTGCATTCGGTTTTGAGTATTAGTTTGTATTTGAAAAAACCAAACGTTTTAAAGAAAATTGATCGACAATCCATTAAAATGTGTGTTTGGTAACCTTGAAATTAgaataagaattgaaattagggatgtaattataattcttaaatttagtAAGccatttaagattaaaaattaaaattaaaattttaatgacaaaccaatttgattttataattctcaatttcaCATTTTTGCTCCGATAGTaattctcatattatttttatattttttaaataaaatattttattatttactacACGTCTGTTTGACGTGTTGTTAAACGTGttgatcaaatatttttatttagtaaatttaaatgtcaaaccgatatttttttaagtttaggAAATTAATATTGTcgaagtaatattttttttttaatttagaaagttaatataaatcgattattatttttattttatttagaaagttaaaatgtcaaatcaatatatattgtttttaataataatcaaatactaAACAAAACTATTAACATTTGAATTATCAtaataagtattaaatttatatcttaataatatatattaaattattttttaaacatataaattgtAATTGAATTACACTTGatagtttaattttcaaagaatTTGAATCGTTTTCATTGTCTATTCTCGTATAATTGAATTTCAACACTAATCCTAcaaaataatcttaattttatttccaCTCATTCGAAATGAGTTTTAATCGTTTTTTGTGTGTAGGAAAtaccaaataattaaaaaaaacaaatagtaATTCCTAAGGAGCACATGAGGCACAGCTGTTAAATATAGGAGTTGACAATTAGAGCTGTCAATTGGACTAAATCAGGACTCAaagcaaataaaataaaataaaataaataaaatgcacTCAGGACAAAGGGCCGACTGAAGCACACGATTGAGAGGAGTGGCCGCCGCCCGCGCATGTGAGCCACGTGTCTTATGATTAAGGAAATATCCTCagtttttccaaacataggattCAGCAAAAACACTTTTTCCTTGAAACTTCCAACCCACCGCTATTTTTTAATTCCTTGCTTACCAGTTTGTTAATGACGCTcattttttaattgtattttacttttttttttctcttatacaTATAATGACCATTATGAAAGAATGACATTGAAGGTAATGAGGCTTGATttatagattaaaaataaataattatattttgtgtgtaataggtaataaatataatcaatctaatatattacagatatattatctttatattatatattcactCATTCATTAGAATTTGGATCAACCGTCGCTAGTTCTTCGTTATATCCTCTTTTTAGGATGATAACTAGTGCATCGTCGTCTCCTTTTAGTGCATCTATACTTTTAGATCATTTGCAACCTCAGTAGCGCTTGGATCTTTATCTGCTGTTACTCTGACTGTGACAGCTTCTTCGGCTTCGGCTGCTGCATCATCGCTGTTTGGGGTTTCTTTGAGTTCTTTTTGAAGAGTTTCAATTCAATCTCAACATACATCGTTCATCTGCTTCGATTGCGCGcgtgtaataaatataatcaaccTAATATATtggaaatataatataaagataatataactataagaaattgtgataatataatatcgatattatattatattagttttcttataagtctaatttaatgtctatataagAGACATGTCCTATATAATTCAgagattattaaatataatctcCTTTTATATTCTTAGGTTCATGAGAATTAGAGCCCTgcaaaaaaaactaataattaatttgtagccCAGTTCAGCATATATTGCACAGTTCAATTTGATTACAAGTTCAAATAAATgtatctaaattttataaatatgtaataatgaTATGTTCAATTATTGGAAGAAAATCCCTTTCAAccaaaaatacatataattgaATCCTCTATTATGtatatagtatttatttattttaaaaaaatgtttccatgtcaaaaatatttttaattagtaagAAGTTTCTTTTCTTAACATgcatatataaaatttgtaagtGTAATATAGTACTATGTTgacactaaaaataaaaaaaaatctgctGAAAAAATCGATAAAACAATTCGCATAAGaataaatctcaaataaaataCCTTGGACgacactttatttaattttaccgTTGCTTAATAAAGTGTCTTGAACCCTGTTTCCGGTGAAGCTTTATGCGTCGCAAATAAATGGCGGCAGATGTAAACTAGTAAAATTAGAAAACGAGATTTAATTCGTATTAATTGATCTGTGGTCAATTTAGCAAATGGGTGGAGTTGTAAAATAAGGAACTTGAAAAAATGGTGATTTAGTGTAGATGGTACAAAGTAGTACTTGAAACAACAACAATGCTAATTTCATCTATTTTAAACACAATTTCACTTTCGAATATGTTGATATTTGAATgccctttttattatttttttggaaaacggttaaaattattttcattaaaatctcaaaagttgaaagattaagaatctattaaaattccaaaagtggGAAGGTTaagaatcaaaactagacaaattatagttatgattaaagaatgacaatcaaacgaccctaaagaacctgattagtagcaatcaaccatacaagaaatagagattacaaataaaaattacaaaactatatcaaatcttaattattccaatcaggatttttatttccatattgTTTCAACATGTTGTATTCCTCTTCCCCTTTACTTTCCTCTTTCATTGAAAAAAGAATGAACTGAAAATGttgataaatattgtatatcttttttatttttatattagtttttgaaGGGCTAACTATTAAAAGTATTTCTAAAGTTCACTTCAATTTAAGGCGTTCTAACTGAGAATCGAACTTGTGACatttgataatttgataatGTAGGAACCACTCTTACCACTTGATAAGCATTACAAAACTTAATATctagttttttaaatatcaaaatattcattctttct is drawn from Impatiens glandulifera chromosome 3, dImpGla2.1, whole genome shotgun sequence and contains these coding sequences:
- the LOC124932547 gene encoding uncharacterized protein LOC124932547; the encoded protein is MTISVETTPDDLNKGQKILMGSSPIISPPSSDRHLWSALRDRIDVILENRNPDERSFPPPTIDEQSECSMQMKEDSVLLMRGFDSMSTTLSHLSKNLDNALQGARDLSKPPTLTDIYQSAIEKAKIEKEVETQKGETDEGRGKKRKSEETCENGNGSTDDEAKLKKAKNLAISMGKKAASLAREIKSIRSDFNFMQERCTLLEEENKRLRDGFEKGIRAEEDDLMRLQMEALLAEKSRLASENANLKRENECLHQLAEYHQLTSEDLSDSYESLILQGGVCLDFSSPSLLIEDGHDQEQASKSPRMEICRFPDLTNE